The Fusobacterium necrophorum subsp. necrophorum genome includes the window CGGATTCCTATGTAAGTATCGCCGAGACTTTGGATAGAGCTGCAAAAGATTGTGGAGTTAATTTTATAGGAGGCTTTTCAGCCTTAGTTCAAAAAGGATGTACCCCGTCGGATATTCTTCTTATGAAATCTATTCCGGAGGCTATGAATATAACAGAGCATGTATGTTCTTCTGTCAATGTTGGAACTTCTCGAAATGGACTGAATATGGATGCGATCAAAATGATGGGAGAAATTATTAAAGAAACAGCGGAGCTGACTCAAGACAGAGATGGAATTGGTTGTGCGAAGTTAGTTGTCTTCTGTAATGCCGTGGAAGATAATCCGTTTATGGCAGGGGCTTTTCATGGAGTGGGAGAAGCAGATTGTGTCATCAATGTAGGAGTTAGCGGTCCCGGGGTTGTCAAGAGAGCTTTGGAAGAAGTGAGAGAGGGAGATTTTGAAATGCTTTGTGAAACTGTTAAAAAAACGGCATTTAAGATTACTCGTGTGGGACAAATTGTAGCACAGGAAGCTGCGAGAAGATTAAAAGTTCCTTTTGGAATTATTGATCTATCCTTAGCACCTACACCGGCAGTTGGAGACAGTGTTGGGGAAATTTTTCAAGAAATGGGTTTGGAATGTGCCGGAGCTCCGGGAACAACGGCAGCCCTTGCAATTTTAAATGATAATGTAAAAAAAGGAGGAGTTATGGCTTCTTCCTATGTTGGAGGATTAAGTGGAGCTTTTATTCCGGTGAGTGAAGATCATGCTATGATAGAGGCGGTGGAACGAGGTGCTCTCAGTTTGGAAAAATTAGAAGCAATGACTTGTGTATGTTCTGTCGGATTAGATATGATTGCCATTCCGGGAGATACTTCAGCATTCACAATTTCAGGTATTATTGCTGATGAAGCCGCAATAGGAATGGTGAATCATAAAACAACAGCTACGAGATTGATTCCCGTTGTTGGAAAAACAGTGGGAGAGCAAGTTGAATTTGGAGGACTTTTGGGTCGAGCTCCCATCATGAGAGTAAATTCTTTTAGCTGTGAAAAGTTTATTCGTCGAGGGGGACGAGTTCCCGCTCCTATTCACAGTTTTAAAAATTAAGAATTTACTTTAGAAATGAGATATGTTACAATGAAAAGCAATATTAACTTGGGAGGAAAGAAGAATGATAGGAATTGGAATTGTAGGTTTGCCAAATGTTGGGAAATCTACTTTATTTAATGCAATTACAAAAGCGGGAGCGGCGGAAGCGGCAAACTATCCCTTTTGTACGATAGAACCAAATGTCGGAATGGTAACCGTTCCGGATGAAAGACTGCAAGCTTTGGCGGAGATCATTCAACCGCAGAGAATCGTAGCGGCGACGGTAGAATTCGTGGATATTGCAGGACTTGTGAAAGGAGCGGCTCAAGGAGAGGGCTTGGGAAATAAATTTCTATCCAATATTCGTTCTACAGCAGCTATTTGTCAAGTAGTAAGATGTTTTGAAGATGAGAATGTGGTACACGTAGACGGTTCTGTCGATCCGATTCGAGATATTGAGGTTATCAACACGGAATTGATTTTTGCGGATTTGGAAACGGTGGATAAAGCAATGGAAAAACACAAAAAATTAGCTCAGAATAAAATAAAAGAATCTGTGGAATTGATGTCGGTACTTCCTAAGGCGAAGGCACATTTGGAAAATTTTCAACTGTTGAAGACCTTTTCTTTCACGGAAGCGGAGAAGGCTCTCTTGAAAAATTATCAACTTTTAACTCTAAAACCTATGATTTTTGCCGCAAATGTCGCAGAAGACGATTTGGCGGAGGGAAATTCCTATGTGGAAAAAGTAAAGGAGTATGCAGAAAAAATGGGATCGGAAGTGGTCATTGTATCTGCGAAAGTGGAAGCGGAATTGCAAGAAATGGATGAAGAAAGCAGACAGGAATTTTTGGAATCCTTAGGAGTGAAAGAAGCGGGATTAAATCGTCTGATTCGAGCCGGATTTAAACTTTTAGGTCTACAAACTTATTTTACGGCGGGAGTCAAGGAAGTCAGAGCGTGGACCATTCATATTGGAGATACGGCTCCAAAGGCTGCGGGGGAAATTCATACAGATTTTGAAAAAGGATTTATTCGAGCGAAAGTGGTATCTTATCAAGATTTTATTCAATACAAAGGTTGGAAGGGTGCACAGGAAGTTGGAGTTCTTCGATTGGAAGGAAAAGAGTATACGGTACAAGACGGAGATTTGATGGAATTTTTATTCAATGTTTAAAAATATACTTGACAATACATAAAAAACCTTGTAGAATATCTGGGTATAGAATTCAAGAGTGTGTAGAGGAGGTAGAGAAATGGCAGTACCTAAGAAAAAGACTTCAAAGGCAAAAAAGAACATGAGAAGATCTCATCATGCATTGGCAGGAATCAGCTTATCTATTTGTAGTAAATGTGGAGCACCTAAGAGACAACATAGAGTTTGTTTGGAATGTGGAGATTACAACGGAAAACAAGTTCTTGCAGCAAAAGCAGAATAATAAAAGTGAGAGCAAGAGTATTCTTGCTTTTTTCTTATTTTTAAAAATAACGTATGTTTTTTAATTTTGATATTAAAACATATCTTTTTTGTAATTTTTCTTGTATAATATGAAGTAAAATAAAGATACAAGGAGGAATCCATGAAGATTGCGTTAGATGCTATGAGTGGAGATTATGCTCCCCATTTCACAATAGAGGGAGCAGTGTTATTTACAAAGGAGATAACAGAAACGGAAATTATTTTAGTGGGCAAAGAAGAAGTGATTGAAGAAGAACTGAAAAAATACAAGTATGACAGAAGCAGAATTCAGGTGTATAATGCCAGAGAAGTCGTAGAAATGACGGATCACCCGATAGAAGCGATAAAAACAAAGAAAGATTCTTCTATGAATGTTGCTTTGGATTTGGTAAAACAGGGAAAGGCGAGTGCCTGTGTTTCTTCCGGAAATACAGGAGCTCTTTTGAGTGCAAGTCAATTGAAATTAAAAAGAATCAAAGGAGTATTACGACCTGCCATCGCTTCTGTATTTCCTTCCAAACATGGACAGATTGTGATGTTGGATTTGGGAGCGACTTCGGATTGCAAGGCGGAATATTTAAATCAATTTTCCAGCTTGGCTTCCAAATATGCAGAATTACTATTGGGAATTGAGAAACCCAGAGTCGGACTTTTGAATATTGGGGAAGAAGTGGGAAAGGGAAATGAGTTAACACGAGAAGCTTATACTTTGTTGCAACAAAATAAAAGCATTCACTTTATCGGAAATATTGAGGCAACTCAAATGTTGGAAGGAGGAGTGGATGTTGTTGTCACAGACGGATTTACCGGAAATATGGTATTAAAAACAGCAGAAGGGACTGCAAAATTGATTACCTCCTTTTTAAAAGAGATGATACGGGAAAGTATTTTATCCAAAATCGGGGCTTTATTCTTACGGAAAACCTTTATGCATTTGAAAGAGAAAATGGATTCTTCGGAGTATGGTGGAGCAATTTTCTTAGGTTTACATAATATTTCTATCAAAGCACATGGAAATTCAAATGCGAATGGAATTAAAAATGCCTTGAAAGTAGCGGATAAATTTAGTAAAATAAATTTGATAGAACAACTAAAGAAAGTAATAGAGGAGGAAACAAATTGAAAAGTGTAGGAATCAAAGGTTTGAGTTCTTATGTTCCGGAAAGAATTATGACAAATTTTGAATTTGAAAAAATAATAGATACTTCAGATGAATGGATTCGAACAAGAACAGGAATTGAAGAGAGAAGATTTGCTTCTCCTGAACAGGCAACCTCAGATTTATGTTATGAGGCAACACAAAAATTATTGGCAACCATGAAAATGGATCCTCAAGAAATCGATTTTATTATGGTATGTACCTGTACTCCGGATTATCCGGTTCCCAGTACAGCCTGTGTCTTACAAAGTAAATTAAATTTATTGGGAGTTCCGGCAGTTGATATCAATGCAGCTTGTAGTGGATTTATGTATGGACTGGCAATGGCAACCTCTATGGTACAAACCGGATTATACAAAAATGTTTTGGTAATTGGGGCGGAAACTTTATCCAGAATTATGGATATGCAAGATAGAAATACCTGTGTATTATTTGGAGATGGGGCTGCTGCCGCCATCATAGGAGAAGTGGAAGAAGGGAGCGGTATTTTAGCGACTCATTTGGGAGCAGAGGGAGAAGATGAGGGAATTCTTCAAATTCCCGGAGGAGGATCCAGGTATCCTTCTACTTTAGAGAGTGTCCATGCCAAGAAACAATTTGTGCAAATGAAAGGACAAAATGTCTATAAATTTGCAGTGCATGCTTTGCCGGAAGCGACTTTGGCTGCTTTGAAGAAGGCAAAGGTGGAAGCTTCTCAAGTGGCACGTTTCTTTCCACATCAGGCAAATTTGAGAATTATTGAAGCGGCGGCAAAACGAATGAATGTGTCTTCGGATAAATTTCATGTCAATTTACATAAGGTAGGAAATACTTCCGCCGCTTCCGTCGGATTGGCACTTGCCGATGCTTTGGAAAAAGGAATGGTAAAAAAAGGAGATTATATTGCTCTGACAGGATTCGGAGCGGGCTTGACCTATGGTTCTGTTGTTATGAAATGGGCATATTAAAGCATAATAAAAGGAGGAAGTTATGGGAAAAGTGGCTTTTGTTTTTCCGGGTCAGGGAACACAGTATGTTGGCATGGGAAAAGATTTATATGAAAAAAGTCCGAAAGCGAAAGAAGTAATGGATACAATGTTTCAAAGTTTAGACTTTGATTTGAAATCAATTATGTTTGAAGGAACTGCAGAAGATTTGAAACAAACGAAGTATACACAACCTGCGATTGTCGCTTTCAGTTTAACTTTACTGGAATTGGTAAAAGAAAAAGGGATAAAGGCGGATTATGTGGCAGGGCATTCAGTCGGAGAATATGCTGCCTATGGAGCTGCGGGAATGCTGTCTTTAGAGGAAGCGATTCGTTTAACTGCAGCCAGAGGGCAAATTATGAATGACGTTTCTGAAAAAGTAAAGGGAACAATGGCAGCGGTTTTGGGAATGTCAGCGGAGAAGATTCAAGAAGTTCTGTCTCGTGTCGAGGGAGTTGTGGAGGCCGTTAATTTCAATGAGCCGAATCAAACCGTCATTGCGGGAGAAAAAGCGGCGGTGGAAGCAGCTTGTCTGGCTTTGAAAGAAGCAGGAGCAAGAAGGGCACTTCCTTTAGCGGTTTCGGGTCCCTTTCATTCTTCTTTGATGAAAGAAGCGGGAGAAAAATTGAAAGAAGAAGCGGAAAAATATCATTTTTCTATGACGGATATTGGATTGGTTGCCAATACGACGGCAGAGGTTCTGACATCAGTAGAAGAAGTGAAAGATGAGATTTATCATCAAAGTTTCGGTCCTGTATATTGGGTAAAAACAATTGAGTATTTGGTAGCGGCAGGAGTGGATACAATTTATGAAATTGGTCCAGGAAAGGTATTATCTGGACTCATTAAGAAAATAAACAGAGAAATTACGGTAAAAAATATAGAAACACTTGAAGAAATTGAAAATCTAATGTAAAATACAGATATATTATTAAAAAATTAGGAGGAAAAAATGTTAGATAAAATTAGAGAAATTGTAGTAGAACAATTAGGAGTAGAACCTGAACAAGTGGTAATGGAAGCTAGTTTCACAGAAGATTTAGGAGCAGATTCTTTGGATACGGTAGAATTGATTATGGCTTTCGAAGAAGAATTCGGAGTGGAAATTCCTGATACAGAAGCAGAAAAAATCAAAACAATCAAAGATGTCGTAGATTATATAGAAGCTCACCAATAAAAATAAGAAAAAGAATAGAATATAGAGAAGGGGGGTACAAAAAATCCCCCTTTCTTTGTAGAAAGAGAGGAAAAGATGAAACGAGTTGTTGTAACCGGTTTAGGAATGATTTCTCCTTTGGCAAACAATGTGGAAGAGTCTTGGGAAAGATTACTAAATGGAGAATGTGGAATTTTGAAAATTCAATCTTATGATGCTTCGGAAATGCCTGTACAAATTGCGGCGGAAGTAAAAAATTTTAATCCTATGGACTTTGGAATTGAGAAAAAAGAAGTGAAAAAATTAGCAAGAAATACACAATTTGCGATTGCCGCTTCCAAAATGGCATTGGAAGACTCCGGATTATCTTTAGAAACAATGAACCCTTTTGATATTGGGGTCGTCATTTCTTCCGGGATTGGGGGAATGGAAATTTTTGAAGAACAACATAAAAATATGTTGGATAAAGGAATAAAAAGAATTTCTCCTTTTACCATTCCGGCGATGATTTCCAATATGGCAGCGGGAAATGTTGCGATTTATTTAGGCTTGCAAGGACCTAATAAATCCGTTGTGACAGCTTGTGCCTCCGGAACAAATTCCATCGGAGAAGCCTTTGAAGAAATCAAGCTTGGAAAGGCGAAAGTAATGTTGGCAGGAGGAACGGAAGCAGCGATTACTTCTTTTGCACAAAATGCTTTTGCCAATATGAAAGCTCTTTCGGATACACATAATGAAGAACCGCAGAAAGCATCCAGACCTTTCAGCAAGGATAGAGACGGTTTCGTGATGGGAGAAGGAGCGGGAATTTTAGTCTTGGAAGAGTTGGAACATGCAAAGGCGAGAGGGGCTAAAATCTATGCGGAAATGGTAGGATATGGAAGCAGTTGTGATGCCTATCATATCACAGCACCTTATGAAAGCGGAGCGGCTGCGGCTCACGCTATGACCATGGCAATGGAAGAAGCGGGAGTGAAGCCGGAAGAAGTGCAATATATCAATGCACATGGAACTTCCACTCCGGCAAATGATAAAACCGAGACCAGAGCTATCAAGGTTGCTTTTGGAGAAGAACAGGCAAAGAAACTTTGGATTTCTTCTACGAAGGGTGCCTTAGGACACGGTTTGGGGGCTGCAGGAGGATTGGAAGGAGTTATTCTTGCCAAAGTGTTGGAAACAGGTATCGTACCTCCTACCATTAACTATGAAACTCCGGATGAAGAATGTGATTTGGATTATGTTCCGAATGTGAAGAGAGAAGGAGATATTCAAGCGGCAATGTCGAATTCTTTAGGTTTCGGAGGGCATAATGCAGTGATTTTGATGAAAAAATATCAAGCCTAGGTGAGTGCAGTGGGCAGAAATTTAGTAGACTTGGAACATAACATCAACTACTACTTCAATGATAAAAATCTTTTAAAGAATGCTCTCATTCATCGTTCTTTCGGAAATGAGCACAGAACTTACAAAAATATTAACAATGAAAGACTGGAACTGCTGGGAGATGCAGTTCTGGGTCTTGTCGTTGCCGAATATCTATATCAGAAATATCCGAAAGAAAAAGAGGGAGTATTGGCAAAAATTAAATCTATGGCTGTCAGCGAACCCGTGTTATCCGGTGTGTCGAGAAAGCTGCATATAGGAGATTATCTCCTGCTGAGCAAGGGAGAAATTGTGACAGGAGGAAGAGATCGAAATTCTATTTTAGGAGATGCCTTTGAGGCAATTTTAGGTGCTATTTATTTAGATAGCGGTTTTTTTGCCGCAAAAGAATATGTTCTCTTTCATTTGAAAGAAATTATCGACCACATTGATGATTTTGAAGAAATTTTGGATTTTAAAACGATATTACAGGAGCATTGTCAAAAAAAATTCAAAGAAATTCCAAAATATACTCTTTTGAGAGAAGAGGGACCGGACCATCGAAAATTGTTTGAAATGCAGGTGCAGATTCAAGATAAGGTTGCAAGAGCAAAGGGGAACAATAAAAAAATAGCGGAGCAAAAAGCGGCAAAGAAATTATGCAAAGAAATGGGAGTCAGTATTCTATGAAGCATTATAATATTCCTATTTTTATTAGTCACTTTGGTTGTCCCAATCATTGTGTGTTTTGCAATCAACAAAAAATCAACGGACAGGAAACGGATATTCGAGTGGAAGACATTCATCGAATTGTCAGAGAGTATTTAAAAACTCTGCCAAAAAAATCAGAAAAAGAAGTTGCCTTTTTTGGTGGAACTTTTACAGGGCTTTCTATGGAGTTGCAAAGAGAGTATTTGGAAACTTTGCAGGAATACATGGAAAGAGGGGATATTCAAGGCATTCGATTGTCAACACGTCCGGATTATATTCGAAAAGAGATATTAGAGCAACTTAAGAAGTATGGTGTCAAGGCGATTGAATTAGGAATTCAGTCCTTAGATGAGGAAGTATTACGAAAAAGTGACAGAGCATACTCGGAAACACAGGTGTTGGAGAGTATAAGACAAATTCAGGACTATGGGTTTGAAGTGGGAATTCAGCTAATGGTAGGTTTACCGGCTTCCAACTTGGAAAAAGAAATAAGAACGGTCAAAACTTTGATTGCCTGTCGACCGGATACGGCACGAATTTATCCCACATTGGTATTGGCGGATACAGAGTTGGAACAACAATATCGAAGAGGGGAATATCAGGCTCTTTCCTTAGAAGAAGCTGTTGAACGAAGTCGTATTTTATATTGTTACCTGGAAGAGGCGGGAATTCGAACCATACGTCTGGGTTTGCAGGCAAGTGAGGAATTGAGTCAAGAAAATACGA containing:
- a CDS encoding PFL family protein, which encodes MISRVEIQETNRMIAEAKLDVRTITMGISLIDCADPDVEKFNEKIYKKITSYAKDLVKVGDDIAKQFGIPVVNKRISVTPIAIAAASCKTDSYVSIAETLDRAAKDCGVNFIGGFSALVQKGCTPSDILLMKSIPEAMNITEHVCSSVNVGTSRNGLNMDAIKMMGEIIKETAELTQDRDGIGCAKLVVFCNAVEDNPFMAGAFHGVGEADCVINVGVSGPGVVKRALEEVREGDFEMLCETVKKTAFKITRVGQIVAQEAARRLKVPFGIIDLSLAPTPAVGDSVGEIFQEMGLECAGAPGTTAALAILNDNVKKGGVMASSYVGGLSGAFIPVSEDHAMIEAVERGALSLEKLEAMTCVCSVGLDMIAIPGDTSAFTISGIIADEAAIGMVNHKTTATRLIPVVGKTVGEQVEFGGLLGRAPIMRVNSFSCEKFIRRGGRVPAPIHSFKN
- the ychF gene encoding redox-regulated ATPase YchF, with the protein product MIGIGIVGLPNVGKSTLFNAITKAGAAEAANYPFCTIEPNVGMVTVPDERLQALAEIIQPQRIVAATVEFVDIAGLVKGAAQGEGLGNKFLSNIRSTAAICQVVRCFEDENVVHVDGSVDPIRDIEVINTELIFADLETVDKAMEKHKKLAQNKIKESVELMSVLPKAKAHLENFQLLKTFSFTEAEKALLKNYQLLTLKPMIFAANVAEDDLAEGNSYVEKVKEYAEKMGSEVVIVSAKVEAELQEMDEESRQEFLESLGVKEAGLNRLIRAGFKLLGLQTYFTAGVKEVRAWTIHIGDTAPKAAGEIHTDFEKGFIRAKVVSYQDFIQYKGWKGAQEVGVLRLEGKEYTVQDGDLMEFLFNV
- the rpmF gene encoding 50S ribosomal protein L32, which produces MAVPKKKTSKAKKNMRRSHHALAGISLSICSKCGAPKRQHRVCLECGDYNGKQVLAAKAE
- the plsX gene encoding phosphate acyltransferase PlsX; its protein translation is MKIALDAMSGDYAPHFTIEGAVLFTKEITETEIILVGKEEVIEEELKKYKYDRSRIQVYNAREVVEMTDHPIEAIKTKKDSSMNVALDLVKQGKASACVSSGNTGALLSASQLKLKRIKGVLRPAIASVFPSKHGQIVMLDLGATSDCKAEYLNQFSSLASKYAELLLGIEKPRVGLLNIGEEVGKGNELTREAYTLLQQNKSIHFIGNIEATQMLEGGVDVVVTDGFTGNMVLKTAEGTAKLITSFLKEMIRESILSKIGALFLRKTFMHLKEKMDSSEYGGAIFLGLHNISIKAHGNSNANGIKNALKVADKFSKINLIEQLKKVIEEETN
- a CDS encoding beta-ketoacyl-ACP synthase III, with the protein product MKSVGIKGLSSYVPERIMTNFEFEKIIDTSDEWIRTRTGIEERRFASPEQATSDLCYEATQKLLATMKMDPQEIDFIMVCTCTPDYPVPSTACVLQSKLNLLGVPAVDINAACSGFMYGLAMATSMVQTGLYKNVLVIGAETLSRIMDMQDRNTCVLFGDGAAAAIIGEVEEGSGILATHLGAEGEDEGILQIPGGGSRYPSTLESVHAKKQFVQMKGQNVYKFAVHALPEATLAALKKAKVEASQVARFFPHQANLRIIEAAAKRMNVSSDKFHVNLHKVGNTSAASVGLALADALEKGMVKKGDYIALTGFGAGLTYGSVVMKWAY
- the fabD gene encoding ACP S-malonyltransferase; its protein translation is MGKVAFVFPGQGTQYVGMGKDLYEKSPKAKEVMDTMFQSLDFDLKSIMFEGTAEDLKQTKYTQPAIVAFSLTLLELVKEKGIKADYVAGHSVGEYAAYGAAGMLSLEEAIRLTAARGQIMNDVSEKVKGTMAAVLGMSAEKIQEVLSRVEGVVEAVNFNEPNQTVIAGEKAAVEAACLALKEAGARRALPLAVSGPFHSSLMKEAGEKLKEEAEKYHFSMTDIGLVANTTAEVLTSVEEVKDEIYHQSFGPVYWVKTIEYLVAAGVDTIYEIGPGKVLSGLIKKINREITVKNIETLEEIENLM
- a CDS encoding acyl carrier protein, which codes for MLDKIREIVVEQLGVEPEQVVMEASFTEDLGADSLDTVELIMAFEEEFGVEIPDTEAEKIKTIKDVVDYIEAHQ
- the fabF gene encoding beta-ketoacyl-ACP synthase II, whose product is MKRVVVTGLGMISPLANNVEESWERLLNGECGILKIQSYDASEMPVQIAAEVKNFNPMDFGIEKKEVKKLARNTQFAIAASKMALEDSGLSLETMNPFDIGVVISSGIGGMEIFEEQHKNMLDKGIKRISPFTIPAMISNMAAGNVAIYLGLQGPNKSVVTACASGTNSIGEAFEEIKLGKAKVMLAGGTEAAITSFAQNAFANMKALSDTHNEEPQKASRPFSKDRDGFVMGEGAGILVLEELEHAKARGAKIYAEMVGYGSSCDAYHITAPYESGAAAAHAMTMAMEEAGVKPEEVQYINAHGTSTPANDKTETRAIKVAFGEEQAKKLWISSTKGALGHGLGAAGGLEGVILAKVLETGIVPPTINYETPDEECDLDYVPNVKREGDIQAAMSNSLGFGGHNAVILMKKYQA
- the rnc gene encoding ribonuclease III, which encodes MGRNLVDLEHNINYYFNDKNLLKNALIHRSFGNEHRTYKNINNERLELLGDAVLGLVVAEYLYQKYPKEKEGVLAKIKSMAVSEPVLSGVSRKLHIGDYLLLSKGEIVTGGRDRNSILGDAFEAILGAIYLDSGFFAAKEYVLFHLKEIIDHIDDFEEILDFKTILQEHCQKKFKEIPKYTLLREEGPDHRKLFEMQVQIQDKVARAKGNNKKIAEQKAAKKLCKEMGVSIL
- a CDS encoding radical SAM protein, whose translation is MKHYNIPIFISHFGCPNHCVFCNQQKINGQETDIRVEDIHRIVREYLKTLPKKSEKEVAFFGGTFTGLSMELQREYLETLQEYMERGDIQGIRLSTRPDYIRKEILEQLKKYGVKAIELGIQSLDEEVLRKSDRAYSETQVLESIRQIQDYGFEVGIQLMVGLPASNLEKEIRTVKTLIACRPDTARIYPTLVLADTELEQQYRRGEYQALSLEEAVERSRILYCYLEEAGIRTIRLGLQASEELSQENTMIAGPYHPAFRELVETEISYVFLKRIFEREGVQKVFCSEIEVSRMIGLKKKNKERFGEKFQVSIQKQLLPGEILIAGKRYSREERIRRNLNVGISMDF